One Ornithodoros turicata isolate Travis unplaced genomic scaffold, ASM3712646v1 ctg00000961.1, whole genome shotgun sequence genomic window carries:
- the LOC135375976 gene encoding uncharacterized protein LOC135375976 gives MTKTKPVVVHRSTYTQTDVAAKALQERGCQTEPWELPVERNATVNTSCTTAPTPANSNTGSQPAETDDDDDEDDDDYSPSQEESSSGEEDVPPPLTLQNERKFLVFETCLLELFQNCRKCLSRCSAEVTATGTMISVKTRCHDGHELTWESQPVVNGRPAGNLLLSGSIFFSGANAAPTLRMLKHINVQTFSLTTFYRYQSCFLVPAVEKVWSLEQRQLLDQLDDQAVDVSADGRCDSPGFCAKYMTYSIHVDQLNKIIHSVQVQLAENERVTASVNMEKEALIRSIQFLKERGIKLNSITTDRHPAIRKYLEKEEPAIRHFFDIWHISKS, from the exons atgacaaaaacaaaaccaGTTGTGGTGCACCGATCAACAT ATACACAGACAGACGTAGCTGCGAAAGCACTGCAGGAACGGGGTTGTCAGACAGAGCCATGGGAACTGCCAGTTGAAAGAAACGCCACTGTCAACACGAGCTGCACAACAGCCCCGACTCCCGCAAACTCAAACACAGGAAGCCAGCCTGCTgaaactgatgatgatgatgatgaagatgacgaCGACTACAGTCCGTCACAGGAAGAGAGTAGTAGTGG TGAGGAAGATGTTCCCCCGCCACTTACGCTTCAGAATGAAAGAAAGTTTTTGGTGTTTGAGACGTGCCTCCTGGAGTTATTCCAAAACTGCCGGAAATGCTTATCCCGTTGCTCTGCCGAGGTAACAGCTACAGGCACAATGATAAGTGTGAAAACCCGGTGCCACGATGGACATGAGCTGACATGGGAGAGTCAACCTGTGGTCAATGGAAGGCCAGCCGGAAACCTTCTGCTGTCAGGTTCCATATTCTTCTCTGGAGCAAATGCAGCACCAACTCTGCGAATGCTGAAGCACATAAACGTGCAAACGTTCAGCCTCACAACATTTTACAGATACCAAAGCTGCTTTCTTGTTCCAGCCGTAGAGAAG GTCTGGTCATTGGAGCAGAGGCAACTTCTAGACCAGCTGGATGACCAGGCAGTAGATGTATCGGCAGATGGGAGGTGTGACTCTCCTGGGTTCTGTGCAAAATATATGACATATAGTATCCATGTGGATCAACTGAACAAAATAATTCATTCCGTCCAAGTTCAACTGGCAGAG AACGAGAGGGTGACAGCAAGTGTCAACATGGAAAAAGAGGCGCTCATCAGGAGTATTCAGTTTCTAAAGGAGCGAG GCATAAAGCTGAACTCCATAACAACAGACCGTCACCCTGCCATAAGAAAGTACCTTGAGAAGGAAGAACCAGCGATAAGGCACTTTTTCGACATTTGGCATATCTCAAAAAGTTAG
- the LOC135375977 gene encoding uncharacterized protein LOC135375977, with amino-acid sequence MSFTVHCFRCKKKLTAISKSANCHSLERWIQATSNHLYWCAKASGGDARLTTDAWLSIQNHVVDIHSHHNGSYPRCLHGPITDGDWLDPDSLAYKKFKEVTGNPRLLKDVAQMSANTQTYALESFHSLLIRFAPKSVAFSPEGMLCRTRLAALHYNENAQRSQAETLRGDLRWKIKNSKAKQGHQVACPVKTAPTFAYIAKLLAEAEVQCRSHASFQEASKQKQTRSFPAPMSHSRQQLPKEVIVAARVSRLGT; translated from the exons ATGTCCTTCACAGTGCATTGTttcaggtgtaaaaaaaagCTGACCGCGATCAGCAAAAGCGCCAACTGCCACAGCCTAGAGAGGTGGATCCAGGCAACGTCTAACCACCTGTACTGGTGTGCAAAAGCCAGTGGAGGAGATGCTCGGCTGACAACAGATGCATGGCTAAGCATCCAGAATCATGTTGTGGATATTCACAGTCACCATAATGGATCCTACCCACGCTGCCTTCATGGTCCAATCACAGATGGAGACTGGCTTGACCccg ATTCTTTGgcttacaaaaaattcaaaGAAGTGACTGGGAACCCACGCCTTCTCAAAGATGTTGCCCAGATGTCTGCCAACACTCAAACTTATGCCCTTGAAAGCTTCCACAGCCTCCTGATCAGGTTCGCGCCAAAATCTGTGGCGTTTTCTCCCGAGGGCATGCTTTGCAG GACTAGACTGGCTGCTCTGCATTATAATGAAAATGCCCAACGCAGCCAAGCGGAGACACTACGTGGGGACCTACGTTGGAAAATCAAGAACTCCAAAGCGAAGCAGGGACACCAAGTGGCTTGTCCTGTCAAGACTGCCCCTACATTTG CCTACATTGCAAAGCTGCTTGCTGAAGCAGAAGTGCAGTGCAGGTCGCATGCGTCATTTCAGGAGGCAAGCAAGCAAAAGCAGACACGGAGCTTCCCAGCGCCGATGAGCCACTCGAGGCAACAACTGCCTAAAGAAGTCATCGTGGCTGCCAGGGTGTCAAGACTAGGCACCTGA